DNA sequence from the Salmo trutta chromosome 28, fSalTru1.1, whole genome shotgun sequence genome:
cacagaaggagacttgtatggcattgaagctcgtctggaggttagttaacacagtgtccaaagatgggccagaagtatacagaatggtgtcgtctgcgtagaggtggatcagagaatcaccagcagcaagagcgacattattgatgtatacagagaaaagagtcggcccgaggattgaaccctgtggcacccccatagagactgccagaggtccggacaataggccctccgatttgacacactgaactctgtctgagaagtagttggtgaaccaggcgaggcagtcatttgagaaaccaaggctgttgattcattcaggattatccgtaatcatggtagcatccacattaatgtagaagtgtttcaAAAcagtctattcttatttacaataaaggtGACTCCAAAATGCACAATTCATTATTtcccattaatttctattgggcacaaaataatctgaaacacaaccaaaacaaacagcaaatgtatccaacaagtttgaagagtcacaagcttgatgtagtcattgtgtgctatgaatatgggaccaaatactaagctttttactactttaatacacatataagtgaatttgtcccaatacttttgctcccctaaaatggtggggactatgtacaacaagtgctgtaatttctaaacggttcacccgatatggatgaaaatatgctcaaattaaagctgacagtctgcacttcatagtcattgtttgatttttAATTCAACCTTTTGAAGTATTGAGCCTAAAGAAGAAGGAACAAAAAGAAAACGCTGTCCCGATAATTACAGAGGGCACTGTATTTTTGTATGGTAAAGAGATGGATCTAGCTTCAAATCGCTCTTTCCCAAGCCACCTCCATAGGTAGTGTGGGACACGTGTACACCAAATACCCCCCTCTGAGTGGTATAGTGTAAAGACAATGGCTCTCTGATGCCACATGCCCCTGCAAGAATGACCTTAATTATCTTCATTCCAGGAGACAGCGTTTTTGTTAgccaaattgaaaatgaaatgctttTAAAATGTCCACACATTTGTGAATCATTGTATTAATTATGTGCAATATGGTTTAGATCCTTATTTTGTTTGTCTATATACTATGGTATTTACAGTATGCTAATAGCTGCAAACACACATGAAGCAGGAATGTGGCTTTGGCCACACCACATCCAAGGTTAATGTAAAGATACTGTAAACAGATAAGTTGCAAATATGATGTTGAAGAGTCAGCTCTTACTACACATATTTTACTAATGTAAAGAAAGAGCCTTCATGTGCATGAGTAAAAGGGTCTCTTTTTGggggtgttctgtgttctgtatTCCTGTAGTTTAAAcacctttctttcttttctcaaTGCTCTTCAGGTGTGGAGTGAGGTGAACCAGGCTGTGCTGGACTATGAAAACAGGGAGTCAACACCCAAACTGGCCAAGCTACTCAAGCTGCTGTTATGGGCTCAGAACGAGCTGGACCAGAAGAAAGtcaaataccccaaaatgacagaCCTCAGCAAAGGCACTATTGAGGATCCCAAGTGAAATGAACGAGCAGTGACATGGACTACCACACTTCCTTTCTCCTATTTATAAGCAGTCGACGACTGGATGATAACGTAATAAAAACATATTATATATaccaatataaatacatttttcatgTTGCATATATGAGAGGACTTAATTGATTGTGCAAACAGTATATGGCTGTATTTTAAAAAGTGACAACTGCTAtgatgataaacattcaacagaGTACCCACATTTATAGTCATTTTGAAAGACAAATTTAAATTGCTGGTTTATATTTGAGTACCTGAAAAATAAGTAttattcacttttacttgagtatcATGGTGAGTTCTGAGTATCatgttgttttatttgtttttaagcCACTGGGTTGCCacgcactagcggttctggggaggccagtgcccctgtgacaacaattttggcccccctaaatgtggagtatgaaatcatttttacataactaatttttgctatcgttctttttttacatccattattagacagtggcaacacggaacactaatttaacccaaaCATTTTCTAGAGAgacggctttaggcggaacacaacagtatcgtaccacatgcatCTGCATTATGAAcgtggtcttttgcctgctaatgcctgcaatgcagtgaagaaaacgatatgacaacaataacgtctaatgtaactggcccctctaacagtactactggccccagcttggccccccccagatgaaatggtctagaaccgccactgttgCCACGCTGAGTGGAGTTATGATTTTAAACATATAAGGTAGAGTTTAAGACTAAATTAGGCTCATGTGTAAAGGAAAGAGAGGAATAGGCTATACGCCACTTTTTCTAGATAAAGGGTTTGGATTAAGTGGAAACTGTGTTACCCAGCCTTTTATCTACTGTACTTTGATAGGTTATAACCGGTAATCTGATATTAACCTGTCTACTGCCGGATGAAATGATTGCTTACATGGAAATACGGGTTTCTTTTAAATGGTTGGCTGAGTTTACATTCCCTTCTGTCTTTGAAAGACACATGGAGCTCGGCCttgtattgtttgtttgttttgttgaggATTGAAAAGTTGTAGATGGTGGAAACCTTGACCTTTCACAGTAGTAGGGCTGTACTTATTTTTCTCCTACAGGAGTAGAGAGAAGTTACGTACACATGACCAGTTTGCTGTTAACTTAAGAGTTAGTTACCAGTTAGAATTTTTACATTTACTGCACAGATGCATGTAGTGTAATGTTGTTGAATTGGTTAAGGTCATTACAGAAGCCTCATGCCTTGTTTATGTTATGTGGGAGTTTAAATATTTGTTTCCTTTGTACCTGCTGCTAAATGTCCATTATTCATTTCGTACAACTTTTTATTGTACTGTAAGACAATGTGATCATAGAGACTGCAGATAACTCCCCTCTTATTATTGGACGTTTTTCAGGTAATATTTGCAGATATGGAAATAAACAATTATTTTGAGTGACAGTTTTATTGAAATACGGCCTTATACAGTAGGTAATGTATGACAATCCATTAAGAGCATTGTTTCCTGCATTGTGTAGCCTTGCTGCTCAGGTTCATTTATTTATTGTGAATGTGCAATTTTGGCATAGAAGGGATGAATAGTAGGTCACCTGTTGAAGCATTGGCTCACTACTGCAGTGGTCGTGGAGTCTGTGGTCGTGGAGTCTGTGGTCGTGGAGTCTGTGGTCGTGGAGTCTGTGGTCGCGTTCTAAATTGTAAACTCCGCGATCACACATTGTTGATTGGCTGCCGCTATTTACAAACTAGACGAGCTGGAACGCGCTCTGTGTTGCACTGATTGCAAGAAACCAGTCATTCAGCAAGCCAAGCTCAGTCAGAGAGATATGCATGTTTCATGTTCCCACTAGTTTTACCTGTCCAGCTTGTTTGCCACGGCGTGTCCATATTTTCTTTCATCAAAGCGCACGTTTCCCGACGAAATCTACGTGTAGAGCGGTGGACGGTGAATGGCATTGTGGCAAATATTTGGTGAAACTAACCATAACTTTGAAGTTCCCGGGAAAAATCTTCCTAACAAAGTTTTCGCACACAATGGTTCCGAGGGAGAGGAACCACAGCGGCAGACTGCGACATGGCCCAGGTAAGGAGTTGGATTCTGCTTTCGGTGCTTTGCCTATGgcagaagctgaaaatgttcgaTTTGAAAACTTCTTCACTGTAGCGGTTACGTGGTGAAAATAGACATGTCAAGCAATGTTTTTTATAATACGTAAAAGTCTCAAAAAGTATTTGGTATTTAaatatacagtcatggccaaaagttttgagaatgacaaatattaatttccacaaagtttgctgcttcagtgtctagatatttttgttagatgttactatggaatactgaagtataattacaagcattttataagtgtcaaaggcttttattgacaattacatgaagttgatgcaaagagtaaatatttgcagtgttgacccttctttttcaagacctctgcaatccgccctggcatgctgtcaattaacttcttggccacatcctgactgatggcagcccattcttgcataatcaatgcttggagtttgtcagaatttgtggggttttgtttgtccacccgcctcttgaggattgaccacaagttctcaatgggattaaggtctggggagtttcctggccatggacccaaaatatcaatgttttgttccccaagccacttagttatcacttttgccttatggcaaggtgctccatcatgctggaaaaggtattGTTCCTCACCAAACGGTTCCTGGATGGtcgggagaagttgctctcagattGCAGGTCTTCTCCGGACAATATTTTttcccggatgccccaaacaattggaaaggggattcatcagagaaaatgactttaccccagtcctcagcagtccaatccctgtaccttttgcagaatatcagtctgtccctgatgtttttcctggagagaagtggcttctttgctgcccttcttggcaccaggccatcctccaaaagtctaagcttcactgtgcgtgcagatgcactcacacctgcctgctgccattcctgagcaagctctgtactggtggtgccccgatcccgcagctgaatcaactttaggagacggtcctggagcttgctggactttcttgggcgccctgaagccttcttcaccacaattgaactgctctccttgaagttcttgatgatccgataaatggttgatttaggtgcaatcttactggcagcaatatccttgccagtGAAGCCCTTTTTGTCAAAAGCAATGATGACTACACgtatttccttgcaggtaaccatgattgacagcggaagaacaatgattccaagcaccaccctccttttgaagcttccagtctgttattcaaactcaatcagcatgacagagtgatctccagccttgtcctcatcaacacttacacctgtgttaacgagagaatcactgacatgatgtcagctggtccctTTGTGGCAGGGctaaaatgcagtggaaatgtttttgggggattcagttcatttgaatGGGAAAgtgggactttgcaattaattgcaattcatctgatcactcttcataacattctggagtatatgcaaattgacatcatacaaactggggcagcagactttgtgaaaatgtatatttgtgtcattctcaaaacttttggccacgactgtacatgtatATTTAAGTAATAAgccccgaggaggtgtggtatatggccaatataccacggctaagggcagtTCTTAGAAcgacacaacgcggagtgcctgggcACAGCCCTTaacagtggtatattggccatatatcactaacccccaaggtgccttattgctattataaactggttaccaacaattagagcagtaaaaataagtgttttgtcatacccatggtatacggtctgataacATGGCTctcagtcaatcagcattcagggctcaaaccacacagtttatgaatatatataaatcatttagaattgcttatattaagcaaaccagatggcaccattttcttgttattttaatttacggatagccaggggcacactccaacacaggcATAATTTACAAAGGGAAGCATGTCTGTTAATTGAGTCCATTTAGtgagtatttttacttaagtactttacaccactgtcgaCTGTTATCTTGGGTTCAATATGTGTTtcggtagcctggtcccagatctgtttgtgtgatCATGTCAACTCCCTGTCATTCCAGTGACAAGGAGCTGACAGGACAACacaaacatatctgggaccaggcttgaGCTTCTGTGTGTTCACAACATTCACAATGGTTGTAGAAGGTCCAGTGTGAAAGTAGATTTAGATCTTGGTCACACTTTCAATTAATTTGCACATATTTGTAGTGTTTTACTGCTCTATGTAACTTAACAGAAGTATTTCATATTAAACTAGATCCCTGTTTGTCTTTAAATTAGACATCACATaaaatattataaaaaaatattttagctTGCTCTGTCTGCTGAAACTTTTATCCAACGCTGGTGGCTTCATTAAGGCACTTCACTTGATGTAGTCAGAAAAACTGGTTTGCTGTCTTCTCTACTGATACATAGTGCTGAGCtatttgtgctttttgaggttggttcggattcaaaaaatgttttaaacaccCTGAAACTACTTCTTACGGCTATGCTCAATGTCACCTCACGGTCTGCATTATTCTTGAGTAGAATAAATAAACTCAGACCAAGACAAGTAAATGACCAATGGATTATGGTAGCTGTAGTTCATTACCAAATTTTAATGCGCTAAACTATGCAGAATATTGGCCTGTTAGAAACTACATCGCACGGTTCAGGCTGGATCTTTatctactacatcgcacagttcaggctggatctttatctactacatcgcacagttcaggctggatctttatctactacatcgcacagttcaggctggatctttatctctagagaaactatgCAATGTGCGCATTGAGTTCACAGAAGACAAAAAACTGAGtgaaatggaattcaaatcaTTGAACTGATGTCGGTCAGTTGTTGTTTAAAAAACTAAAagttgtttaaaaaacaaaaataactgacattttggttaatcgctcagcactactgaTACATGATGTTCTGTAGGGGATGAAATGATAATAGGCCAATTATCTGGTTTTTACATATAGTGTAATGTAGATGATCAGTATTATCATCCATCattacctctccctctctttcttgctATTTGCCTCCAGGCCATTGGCTCAAAAGTGGACGGTGATGCTCTTCTTGGGCACGTGTCTCCTCTACTGTGCCAGGATGGCCATGCCAATCTGTGCTGTTAACATGGCCACCACGTTTGGCTGGAGCAAGACGCAGTCGGGTGTGGTAATGGGGGGCTTCTTCTGGGGTTACTGCTTCACTCAGGTACTGGGAGGTCATGTCAGCGACAGGTGGGTCAACCTCTGGTGGTCTGAATGAGAGAAACAATGGCTACCTATTGGGATTTGTATTATTTGGTCTTGAGTGATTGCCTGTTATATAATGTCCATGTTAGAAGCTGGAAATCACCTTTCTTGTGTGCTGTGAAGACTGCTATGACTCTGCTCATGATTGTTTGTTTTGCCAGAATTGGTGGTGAACGGGTCCTACTTCTTGCCACTACGTCCTGGGCTTCCATTACAGCATGCACCCCTCTGTTGGCGCAACTGGGCATCAGTTCCCTCACCTCCATGACGGTGGCCAGATTCCTTATGGGGCTATTACAAGGTGAGAGGGTGGAAACAGAGAAAGTCTccaccctctttctcctcttttggAATGGTTTGGTAACTTTGATAACAGCTGCTTTCCCTCAGGTGTCCACTACCCCTCTTTGGCCAGTCTTTGTTCCCAACGAGTGGATGAAGGGGAAAGAGGCTTTCTGATGAGTACCATGGGCAGTGGCTCTTATATGGGGTAAGTTATACATGTAATAACTGAACACAGGTCTCTAATTATACCAACATCCATCTCTGATTTATAATTTAATCATAAATAGCTTTATCTGAAATATGTTCTAAATGCTTCTTCCTCATTGTGCTTCTAATCTTGCGAGTCAGAACACTGATGGTGGGAGGACTGGGGTCCGTGATGTTGGAACGCTATGGCTGGGAGAGTGTGTTCTATGGCGCTGGTCTGCTCTCAGGACTGTGGTCATTGACTGTGTGGAGATTTCTACTGAGAGGTACTCTAGGGTAGCAATATAATAATCTATAGAACTGGTGCTTTGTGCAtgaatatattttgttttaaaatatCAAGAAATTTGCATTGGATGTGTTGTATGTAATAGTTGTTTCATTGAATTAAGTGGTTGTTCTAGGTTCTAGATTTCATATGAGGTAGGCTTCTATAATATATTTCTAGTTTGAAAGTATCTACAAAATGTAATGCATGTATTATACATGTTAGTTGTTTCACTGAACGAAGTGGTTGTTATGTACGATTCATGAGGTTGGCTGCTATAATCATACTGATTTATATGGTAATGTGTGTGTCGATTGCAGGTCAAATGAACACAATCCAAGTGCTGTCAAGCCATGGATCCAGTTCGGGTCTGTCAAAGAAACACTGGCTAAAAATGTTCAAACAGCCCTCTGTGTGGTACAGCTCAAATTTTTGCATATGTTGATTGTGGATGTAATACAGTGTGGCACGTGGAAGTTATGCAAATGTTTTGCAACTTCTTGTTTTTACCTTGATGTTGCCTGCTTGCCTGGCTCCACTGCTTTTTAGTCTCTTGTTCTCCCTCTTTCACATCTCTTCAGTGCCATGGTCTTTGCTCACCTATGCTTCAGCAGTACTTGTTACACATTGATGTCATGGCTACCAACCTTTTTCAAAGATACATATCCGCACGCCAAGGTATTAAACCTTTATCTCTTCAGCCACTTTCTTTACCTTATCCAAAAAGCATGTCTTACCTATTCTGGCCTTCTTCACCCAAAATAATGAATAGTGTAACCATTGCAATTTAGTGTAATCTGTATTGTAACTCATACTTCTAATATATGTTATTCCAGGGATGGATGTGTAACGTAATTCCATGGTTGGTTGCAATCGCATCTGCGCTCTTTGGAGGCATAATTTCGGATCACCTCATTCAGCAGGGTACAAGAATGACAGATTAGAGTACAACGTTTGTTTGTTTTGCTGCTTCCTTATTGAAGCCATTTCATAGTAACAGACTGTTTTTTTGTTCTAGGATTTCGAACATCCTCTGTTAGGAAGATGATGCAGGTAAGCTTACCTGGTTTAGAATCGCTAACTTATATTCTTGTGTAACTGAACCCAATTTTCAGTGGTTTGTGGACAGAGAGAAAGTACAGGTATGCATAAGAGATTTGTTCAGACAGGTTAGAGCTCCCCATTTTCATGCCAGACAAGGCAATCAGACATATCCTTGGGGCTCAGGCAATATTTTCCCTGACTAACATGCAGTgaggtctgaaattattgacacccttgaaaaagatgagcaataatgactgtataaaatgaaTAATGAAAAAACCGTTTACAAAATTATATTAATTTAAACTAATACatttgctcagagaaagataatactttttttctcaaaagggtaggggtcaaaattattgacacccttaaagattcttataaataaagtagtcaaaatgtagtatttggtcccatattcctagcacgcaatgactacatcaagcttgtgactacaaacttgttgggtGCCTTTGAAGTTAGTTTcggttgtttcagattattttgtacccaagtaattgtgaaaatgtatttagtcattttagtcacttttattgaaaataagaataaaatgtttctaaacacttctacattaatgtggatgagaccatgattatggataatcctgaatgaattgtgaataatgatgattgAGAaatacagagggtcaaagatcatacccccaagacatgctattGTCTTAACATTatcaataacaggggaggttagcatgtcttatctgtgaccctctgtaactttctcacaattcattcaggattatccgtaatcatgcatcatccacattaatgtagaagtgttcagacaTTTCTTATAATTttgtacaataaaagtgactcaatAATGACATAAAACatcatttaccattaatttctatcgGGCACAAAATAATTTGAAACACGATCAAAacgaactgcaaatgcatccaacaagtagAGTAGAGTCACAAGCAttatgtagtcattgcgtgctaggaatatgctaccaaatactacgCTTTTGACTACATTACTTATAAGAATCTTTAAGGATGTCAATCATTTTGATCCCTATGTTTTTGAGAAAAACaatataatttccctttttttgcatacaatattgctcagtatttgaatttttgattttatacagtcattattgctcatctttgtCAAGGGTCTCAATAATTTCGTATCTGACATAACAGAATTAGTTACAGttcagtggcttgcgaaagttctcaccccacttggcatttttcctattttgttgccttacatccTGGACATGGACTTTTGGGGgatttgtataatttgatttacacagcatgcataccactttgaagatgcaaataaTTTTTTTCTTGTGCAACAAAGAAGAAATAAGataacttgagcatgcataactattcaccccccaaagtcaatactttgtagcgccaccttttgcagcaattacagctgcaagtgtcttggggtatgtctctataagcttggcacatctagccactgggatttttgcccattcttcaaggcaaaactgttccaggtccttcaagttggatgggttcctctggtgtacagcaatcttaagtcgtaccacagattctcaattggatggaggtctgggctttgactaggccattccaagacattgaaatgtttccccttaaaccactcgagtgttgctttatcagtattctcagggtcattgtcctgctggaaggtgaacctccgtcccagtctcaaatctctggaagactaaaacaggtttccctcaagaatgtccctgtatttagcggcatccgtcattccttcaattctgaccagtttcccagtccctgccaatgaaaaacatccacacagcatgatactgccacccccatgcttcactgtggggatgatgttctcgttGTGATGAGAGGCGTTGGGTTTGCGCcaaacatagcgttttccttgatgccaaaaagctacattttagtctcatctgaccagagaaccttcttccatatgtttggggagtctcccaaatgccttttggcgaacaccaaatgtgtttgcttatttttttctttaagcaatggctttttttctggccactcttaggtaaagcccagttctgtggcgtgtacggcttaaagtggtcctatgggcagatactccaatctccgctgtggaggttcgcagctccttcggggttatctttggtctctttgttgcctctctgattaatgccctccttgcatggtccgtgagttttggtgggcagccctctcttgtgaggtttgttgtggtgccatattatttccatgttttaataatggatttaatggtgctccgtgggatgaccaaagttttgcatatttttttataacccaaccctgatctgtacttctccccCACTTtgcccctgacctgtttggagagctccttggtcttcatggtgctgcttgcttgatggtgccccttgcttagtggtgttgcagactctggggcctttcagaacaggtgtatatttaCTGAGataatgtgacagatcatgtgacacttagattgcacacaggtggactttatttaactaatttatgtgacttctgaaggtaattggttgcaacagatcttatttaggggcttcatagcaaaggggatgaatatatacagttaaagttggatgtttacatacagttgTGGCTAAaaggtttgagaatgacacaaatattcattttcaaaaagtctgctgcctcagtttgtatgatggcaatttgcatatactccagaatgttatgaagagtgatcagattaattgcaaagtccccccaaaaaatctccactgcatttcagccctgccacaaaaggaccagctgacatatcagtgattctctcgtgaacacaggtgtgagtgttgatgaggacaaggctggagatcactctgtcatgctgatttgagtttgaataacagactggaagcttcaaaaggaggttggtgcttggaatcattgtttttcctctgtcaaccatgattacctgcaaggaaacacatgccgtcatcattgctttgcacaaaaagggcttcacaggcaaggatattgctgccagtaagattgcacctaaatcaaccatttatcggatcatcaagaacttcaaggagagcagttcaattgttgtgaagaaggcttcagggcacccaagaatgtccagcaagcgccaggacgtctcctaaagttgatccAGCTGCGGGATcgaggcaccaccagtacagagcttgctcaggaatgtcagcaggcaggtgtgagtgcatctgcacgcacagtgaggcgaagacttttggaggatggcctggtgtcaagaagggcagcaaagaagccacttctctccaggaaaaacatcagggacagactgatattctgcaaaaggtacagggattggactgctgaggactggggtaaagttgttttctctgatgaatcccctttccgattgtttggggcatccggaaaaaagcttgtccggagaagacaaggtgagctctaccatcagtcctgtgtcatgccaacagtaaagcatcctgagaccattcatgtgtggggttgcttctcagccaagggcgtgggctcactcacaactttgcctaagaacacagccatgaataaagaatggtaccaacacatcctccgagagcaacttctcccaaccatctagGAAccgtttggtgacgaacaatgccttttccagcatgatggagcaccttgccacaaggcaaaagtgataactaagtggcttggggaacaaaacattgatattttgggtccatggccaggaaactccccagaccttaatcccattgagaacttgtggtcaatcctcaagaggcgggtggacaaacaaaaccccacaaattctgacaaactccaagcattgattatgcaagaatatgctgccatcag
Encoded proteins:
- the LOC115165715 gene encoding solute carrier family 17 member 9 isoform X3 — protein: MALWQIFGETNHNFEVPGKNLPNKVFAHNGSEGEEPQRQTATWPRPLAQKWTVMLFLGTCLLYCARMAMPICAVNMATTFGWSKTQSGVVMGGFFWGYCFTQVLGGHVSDRIGGERVLLLATTSWASITACTPLLAQLGISSLTSMTVARFLMGLLQGVHYPSLASLCSQRVDEGERGFLMSTMGSGSYMGQNTDGGRTGVRDVGTLWLGECVLWRWSALRTVVIDCVEISTERSNEHNPSAVKPWIQFGSVKETLAKNVQTALCVFMSMGVSSVFLLLLCRPLSFPSAVIFVSAAVGLATFNSSGVSVNVQDLAPSCAGALFGFMNMCGAFTGLVLVYVSGYLIEVTASWGYVFSLITMVNTMGLGVFLMFGEANRVDLWNLSQVTRV
- the LOC115165715 gene encoding solute carrier family 17 member 9 isoform X1, translated to MALWQIFGETNHNFEVPGKNLPNKVFAHNGSEGEEPQRQTATWPRPLAQKWTVMLFLGTCLLYCARMAMPICAVNMATTFGWSKTQSGVVMGGFFWGYCFTQVLGGHVSDRIGGERVLLLATTSWASITACTPLLAQLGISSLTSMTVARFLMGLLQGVHYPSLASLCSQRVDEGERGFLMSTMGSGSYMGTLMVGGLGSVMLERYGWESVFYGAGLLSGLWSLTVWRFLLRGQMNTIQVLSSHGSSSGLSKKHWLKMFKQPSVCAMVFAHLCFSSTCYTLMSWLPTFFKDTYPHAKGWMCNVIPWLVAIASALFGGIISDHLIQQGFRTSSVRKMMQFMSMGVSSVFLLLLCRPLSFPSAVIFVSAAVGLATFNSSGVSVNVQDLAPSCAGALFGFMNMCGAFTGLVLVYVSGYLIEVTASWGYVFSLITMVNTMGLGVFLMFGEANRVDLWNLSQVTRV
- the LOC115165715 gene encoding solute carrier family 17 member 9 isoform X2 gives rise to the protein MALWQIFGETNHNFEVPGKNLPNKVFAHNGSEGEEPQRQTATWPRPLAQKWTVMLFLGTCLLYCARMAMPICAVNMATTFGWSKTQSGVVMGGFFWGYCFTQVLGGHVSDRIGGERVLLLATTSWASITACTPLLAQLGISSLTSMTVARFLMGLLQGVHYPSLASLCSQRVDEGERGFLMSTMGSGSYMGQNTDGGRTGVRDVGTLWLGECVLWRWSALRTVVIDCVEISTERSNEHNPSAVKPWIQFGSVKETLAKNVQTALCVGWMCNVIPWLVAIASALFGGIISDHLIQQGFRTSSVRKMMQFMSMGVSSVFLLLLCRPLSFPSAVIFVSAAVGLATFNSSGVSVNVQDLAPSCAGALFGFMNMCGAFTGLVLVYVSGYLIEVTASWGYVFSLITMVNTMGLGVFLMFGEANRVDLWNLSQVTRV